A segment of the Synechococcus sp. CBW1002 genome:
AGGTGGCCAAGGATTCGGCCACCGCGAACCGCACCGCAGCCCTCAATCAGCTGCACGCCATCGTGGTGACGGCGCCGGCAGCGTTGCGGGAACGGCTGCAGCGGCTCAAGAGAAAGGAGCTGCTCGAAAGCTGCACAGGCCTGCGTTCTGGCGAGATCACCACCCCTCAGGCGGCCGCCAAGATGACCCTGCGCATCCTGGCGCGCCGCATCCAGCAGCTGGATGAGGAGCTCAAGGAAACCGTCACGCAGCTGGATCGACTGACCATGCAGCTGTGCCCCGAGCTGCGGAACACCTACGGCGTGGGTGTGGACATCAGTGCCACCCTCGTTGTGGCAGTTGGCGACAACCAGGAACGGATGAAATCCGAGGCGTCATTCGCTGCCCTCTGTGGCGTCAATCCACTGCCCGCCAGTTCGGGCAAGGTGGTGCGGCACCGGCTGAACCGCAGCGGCAACCGCCAGGCCAACTGCGCCCTGCACCGCATCGTGATCTGCCGGCTGCAGCGGCATCAGCAGACCCGGGAGTACGTCGAACGACGCACGGCAGAAGGACGCTCGATGAAGGAGATCATCCGCTGCCTCAAGCGGTTCGTCGCCCGCGAGGTGTTCGGCATCCTGCGCGGCGGTCCCGCCGTTCGCACCGCAACGGCCTGATCGCCAGCAGGATTGCTCCAGTAGCCCAGGCTCCTGGCAGATCCGTTGCCTGCCGTGGGGCGGCAGGCAACGGATCTGCCAGAACGAGAGCCGGCCGGTGGTTCACTCCTCCACGGGGATCAGCACGTCGAGCACCTCGGACAGCAACGCCTGGCCAGGCTTCTCCGGCACGACCAGCACGACGGCTTTGGCCTCGCTCACGTCGCTGTCGTCGGCCATGGCCTCGCCATCGGCCTCCCAGGTCTCCAGTGCCGCATCCAGCCAGCGGGCCTTTGTCTCCAGGAAGGCGATGGCATCGTCGGGGCTCCAGCGGGCATCGTTGCCGCGACAGGGATAGCGCTGCAGGAGCTCGAGGATGCCGATCTCCTGCAGCTCCGGAGTGGCGGAGGGATCGCGCACGAGCACGGTGTCGGGATCGGTGGCGTTGTCGATCAGCTTCTGGTTGTCGCTGCGATCGTCGCCATCCTCCAGCTCCTGCCAATCCAAGAGATTCAGCGCCCTCTCCTGCACGGCCTGCACATCGACCACAGGAACCTGCCGTGCGGCGCTCCCTTGGCTGGGATCGTCGGCCAGGTGCAGCAAGCCATCAGCCGCTCTGCAGATCTGCTGCAGCGACAGCGATGAACCCAGGGCGGCCATCACACACTCAGCCAGCTCATCGAGGGAGAGATCAGGACCGTCCTCTGCCCTACGGACCTGGTCGATGGCCTCCCACAGCAGCAGCTCGCTGGAGGTGGTGACGGGTTCCACGGCGTGGCCAGCGCTGGTTCACGGCCATCGTGGCTGAGCTGGTCAGCACTGCCACCTCGATGGCGCTCAGCCGGAGCGTCCGGGGGCTTGACAGTCCATAGGAGTGTCTTGTGTTTGGAGGCATTGGCCTTCACCTTGGTGCCATCCAGCGCCACCTGTCCCAGGCTCACCATGCCGGCCTTCTGGCACAGGCGCAGGATCTGCACAAACAGCTCCTCCAGGGCTCCAAGATGGCGGCGGCGGAAGTCGCTGATGCGGCTGTGGTCCGGCTGCTGGTTGCCGGTCAGCACCCGGAAAGCCGCATCCTCATGGCAGGCCCGCTCGATCTTGCGAGACGAGGCCATGCCGATGCAGTAGGCATACAGCAACAGCAGCGTCAGCATCCTGGGGTCATACCCCTTCTCACCGCGGGCATCCTTCTGCCGGGCGGGAGACATGATCAGCGCAAAGTCCAGTTCCTCCACCAGCTCCAGCAGGAAGAACACCAGGTGATCGCTCGGCAGCCAGTCGATTGGCGACGGCGGCATCAAGCTGGTCTGTCCCGGAGTCCAGGGCCGGAAGGTCTTGGGCTTGCTCATACCCCATCTTATCGGCCAGATCCATTGCAGTCACTGGGATCTGGGCGATACACTCGGGCATGCAGAAGCGCAAGACCTTTCGCCCCTGGCAGCCGCAGCAGGCCACCCTGCTGCCGCCGTCACCGCGTGAGTGGCTCTCAGAAGACCACCAGGTGTATTTCCTGCTGGACCTGGTGGATGAGCTGGATCTCTCCGCGATCCTCGTACCCGCTCAGGCCAAGGACCCCCGCGGAGAGAAGGGATTCGATCCACGCATGATGACGATGCTGCTGCTTTACGCCTACTGCGTGGGCATCGTCTCCTCCAGGAAGATCGAGCGGGCCTGCTACGAGGATCTGGCATTCCGCGTGCTGACCGGCAACCAGCAGCCGGACCACAGCCGAATCAGCGAGTTCCGCCGGCGCAACCTTGATGCCCTCAAGGGCCTGTTTATTCAGATCCTGCGCCTGTGCCAGAAGGCGGGGATGGTGAGCCTGGGCCATGTGGCCCTCGATGGCACCAAGGTGCAGGCCAATGCCTCCAAGCACAAGGCGATGAGCCACGAGCGGATGCTCAGGGCGGAGAAGGAGCTCCAGAAGGAAATCAACGCCTTGATCCGCAAGGCCGAGATCCTGGATGCCCAGGAAGACCGGCGCTACGGCAAAGGAAACCTGGGCAGTGAACTTCCCGATGAGCTGCGCCACAAGCAGGGCCGCCTCGCAAAAATCCGTCAGGCCCGCAAGGAGATGGAGGCGGAAACCGCTGCAGCTGCAGCGCGGCAGCGGCAGGAGGAAGCCGAGAAGGCCAGAGCCAAAGCGACCGCAGCCGAGGAATCGGATGGATCGGCCCCTGAGCAGGCCGAGCTGAACAGGAAAGCGGAAGCCGCAGCGGCAAAGGCAGCAGCGGCGGGGGACAAAGCCATCGAGGCCGCCGAGAGCGCTGGCCTCGAGCCACCAGATCTGGAGCCACTCGCCTCTGACGCGATGCCCAGGCGTGGTCTGGCGAGAAAGGCTGACGGCACACCGACGGCCAAGACCCAACGGAATTTCACAGATTCCGACAGCCACCTCATGCAGTCCGGCGGCACCTACCTGCAGGGCTACAACTGCCAGCTGGCGGTCGACAGTGACCACCAGGTGATCGTGGCGGTGGGCGTCAGCAACCAGCCACCGGACGTGGAGCACCTGGAGCCCATGCTGGAGCGGATCGCCGCCAGCGCCGGTGAACTGCCGGACGTGATGACGATGGATGCGGGCTACTGGAGCGACGACAACGCAGGTCACTGTGAGGACCTTGGCATTGACGCCTACATCGCCACCGGCCGTCTGCCGCATGGGAAGCCGCCACCGCCACAGCGAGGACCGCTGCCCAGAGATGCCGACGCCAGAACCCGCATGGCCCGCAAGATCAGAAGCAAGAAGGGATCCAGGATCTACGCCCAGCGCAAAGCGATCGTGGAGCCGGTGAACGGCCAGATCAAGGAAGGCCGGGGCCTGCGGCGGTTTCTCTTGCGGGGCCTGGAGAAGGTCGATGGTGAATGGCATCTGATCGCTGCCACCCACAACCTGCTCAAGTTGTTCCGGTACAGGCGATCACAGCAGCAGCTCTGGGCAGCAGCGACGGGATGAGGGGTAGAGACCCTGGCAATGCCGCCAGGGCTGAGTCAACCTCGCCCCAATGAACCAGCTCAGCGGGAGAGGTAGACCTCAGAGCTCACCTCACCGGGATTCGTCGTGACCAGGGGCTCGCTGCTCTATTGGCAACAAACTCCTAGTGTGCCGTCCCGGAGATCTGCGAGCAAAGTCGCTGGAGCTTCTCCAGGATTGAATCCGCTGTGGCCGTCCAGTTGAACGGCGCCTTGGTCTTGTTGTAGGCCGCCACGAATTGCTCGATCTTGGAGATCAACTCCTTGACGCTGGAGAAGCTGCCGCGTCGGATCGCCCGCTGGGTGATGATCCCAAACCAACGCTCCACCTGGTTGATCCAGGAGGCGTAGGTCGGTGTGTAGTGCACGTGGAAGCGGGGCCGCTGCGCCAGCCAGGCCCTCACCTTGGCGTGCTTGTGGGTGCAGTAGTTGTCGACGATCAAGTGGACATCAAGCTCCTCGGGGACCGACTTCTCGATCTGGCGCAGGAACCCCAGGAACTCCTGATGCCTATGGCGGGGCTTGCATTGGGTGATCACCTCGCCTGTTGCCACATCCAGAGCAGCGAACAGCGTGGTGGTGCCGTGG
Coding sequences within it:
- a CDS encoding transposase, whose product is MPPSPIDWLPSDHLVFFLLELVEELDFALIMSPARQKDARGEKGYDPRMLTLLLLYAYCIGMASSRKIERACHEDAAFRVLTGNQQPDHSRISDFRRRHLGALEELFVQILRLCQKAGMVSLGQVALDGTKVKANASKHKTLLWTVKPPDAPAERHRGGSADQLSHDGREPALATPWNPSPPPASCCCGRPSTRSVGQRTVLISPSMSWLSV
- a CDS encoding IS110 family transposase; this encodes MSAATAHAPEISTGHDVVVGIDTHKLTHMAVALGANGGWLGSLKLDAKRSGYQELIRWAAAFGSNPVFAVEGTGCYGAGLCRALQAAGMAVVEVNRPDRSTRRRIGKDDTIDAEAAARACIAGTASVIPKAGDALVEMIRMLKVAKDSATANRTAALNQLHAIVVTAPAALRERLQRLKRKELLESCTGLRSGEITTPQAAAKMTLRILARRIQQLDEELKETVTQLDRLTMQLCPELRNTYGVGVDISATLVVAVGDNQERMKSEASFAALCGVNPLPASSGKVVRHRLNRSGNRQANCALHRIVICRLQRHQQTREYVERRTAEGRSMKEIIRCLKRFVAREVFGILRGGPAVRTATA
- a CDS encoding IS1182 family transposase encodes the protein MQKRKTFRPWQPQQATLLPPSPREWLSEDHQVYFLLDLVDELDLSAILVPAQAKDPRGEKGFDPRMMTMLLLYAYCVGIVSSRKIERACYEDLAFRVLTGNQQPDHSRISEFRRRNLDALKGLFIQILRLCQKAGMVSLGHVALDGTKVQANASKHKAMSHERMLRAEKELQKEINALIRKAEILDAQEDRRYGKGNLGSELPDELRHKQGRLAKIRQARKEMEAETAAAAARQRQEEAEKARAKATAAEESDGSAPEQAELNRKAEAAAAKAAAAGDKAIEAAESAGLEPPDLEPLASDAMPRRGLARKADGTPTAKTQRNFTDSDSHLMQSGGTYLQGYNCQLAVDSDHQVIVAVGVSNQPPDVEHLEPMLERIAASAGELPDVMTMDAGYWSDDNAGHCEDLGIDAYIATGRLPHGKPPPPQRGPLPRDADARTRMARKIRSKKGSRIYAQRKAIVEPVNGQIKEGRGLRRFLLRGLEKVDGEWHLIAATHNLLKLFRYRRSQQQLWAAATG